A stretch of DNA from Triticum dicoccoides isolate Atlit2015 ecotype Zavitan chromosome 2A, WEW_v2.0, whole genome shotgun sequence:
tagggacgtcaggacgacgctagcccccagtccagccagcattttggatccgtcgaagtgcataacccaattggagtatgcgccgtactctttagggagttcggcttccgtccattcggcgataaagttggccaatacttgcgatttaatggctcgccgaggtttgtatgttatgtcgaacgggaggagctcaatggcccatttggcaatccggcccgtggcatcgcggttgtaataatatcattgagtggcatCTCCgatgctactgtaatcgaacactcttgaaagtagtgtcacagtttCTGGGTTGccgtgaataccgcataggctatcttttgataatgtgggtaccgtgatttgcatggagtgaggacggtggatacataatatatcggcttttgaagagggaatttatgtctgtccgcttctcgttcgacgacgagcactgtgcttacaacttgttgggttgccgcaatgtataatagcattggttcgccgatgtttggcatggccaggattgggttggttgctagtatggcttttatttcttccaatccggctgtggcagcttccgtccacttgaagtgttcggtgcgctgaaggaggcggtaaaggggtaatgccttttctcgtaagcgggagataaagcggcttagagccaccacgcatccagttaacttctgaatttgtttgaggtctgtttgggtagccaactgtgacaaagcttgaattttggccggattagcttcaatacctctactggagacaatgaaacccagaagCTTTCCGatgggtacgccgaaaacgcatttttccgggttgagcttgatgtcgtgtgTTCGTAGGTTGTTGAATGTGagactcaagtcgtctatcaaagagtcgacgtgtttggttttgacgaccacatcatctacgtatgcctctactattttgccgatttggttctccagacatgtctgaatcatgcgctgatatgttgcgccggcgtttttgagaccaaaaggcattgtgttgaaacagaagggaccgtatggtgtgatgaatgccgttgcgacttggttggactccgccatcttgatttggtggtaaccggagtatgcgtcgaggaaacacaatgactcgtgtcctgcggtagcatcaataatttgatcgatgcgggggagggggaagggatcctttgggcaagctttattgaggtccttgaaatcgacacaaaggcgccaggataccatcaccaggtttgctagccagtccgggtgttttatttctctgatgaatccgacctccaataacttggctagttcctctcctatggcctgtctcttaggttcggagaaacaccgaagagcttgcttgactggcttgaatccctttaggatattgaggctatgctcggccagcctgcatgggattcctggcatgtctgagggatgccaggcgaatatgtcccaattctcgcgcaggaactctcatagtgcggcgtccaaggcggggtttaactgtgccccgatggaggttgtttttgtagggtccgttgggtggacttggaatttgattatttcatccgctggtttaaaagaggtggacttagatctcttgtcgagtatcacgtcgtccctgtccactgtggagcgtagtgtggttaattcctcggttgagagggcttcggataatgcctcgagggccagtgcggctgttttgttttcggcgtggagcgctgtgtccggatcactggcgagggtgatgattccgttgggcccgggaattttgagcttcatgtacccataatggtgtacggcttggaagatcgtgaatgcctcacgtcctaaaagggtgtggtatccactgctgaacggggccacttgaaatgtaatttattcggacctatagttctctggcgtaccgaataccacatgtagtgtgattttcccagtgcatcgtgcctcccgactgggtatgattcccctgaaggttgtgctactttgctcaatgcggttccagtctatttccagtttttgaagagtttcctcatagatgaggtttaatccgttgccgccgtccatgagtactttggtgagtcgaaagtcatccacgattggactgaggaccagtgcggctggtgctcgggctgttcagaatttaggttcgtcactggcattgaaggtaatagccatgtcactccatggatttattgctgctacgtggcagatttcggccatgctgcggagtgttcgcttgcgcctattatttgacgcgaaggtctcaaagactgttaacaccgtattgttatccacgggatggtgctctgtggcatttgggataagaagatcatcACCacatttggccacctgccggagtatccaacatgctctaaggctatgcgttggtattgtatccgctgtgctatgaattttgcagggtccgttaagccatccctccaatacggtttcgtgccctgtagagggtttttgcttctttgtaaagAACTCGGgtatcttatgatagtgcacccttttacttcggactgggtgcatatacggagccggattatcccaaaatttcgtttcggttttccaggcactttccatcgcacaatactttcgtactatggatgccaagtcggcgaagtgtgatatgtcacggcgacttatggcgttaaggattcccttgtccatgcagttattgcagaaaagtgagactgcgccTTCCTagcggcagtccttaaccttgttcatcacaaagaggaatctggcccaataatgatgtactgtttcatggggctcttgcctgatgtgggaaagatcgtttatgtctgggtgggtgggtggatttgagtccggacccctacccgatctgagacccaagggccgaggggtttccgatcttggaagttcggattccggtATGTTGCCAGATGAGTCTGGCccactgcctgactctaggttcagggattGAGTGATGTCCTCCTGTAAACGGGTATCTAGCTCAGAGAGCTCAGGAATTCGGACATAGTTAGTCTTTAAGATAGAGGGaggatcgccgcattgttcctccaccaccgcaacatgatgggtgaccggtggagagttaactcccttcgatcgggtttaagcccaatccgatcatagtccgtagcgactcccaaggcggcgatgcgatccaagagttcgtttagggaggagagctccattggatccatctactcggcgaattccgagccgacgtggaggctgtttttgatgacccaagaagtcatcgtcggtgcagcggctgaacaggcagtcatgacgaaacagcctagccggagagtttggccgacagccagagctcccccggcggtaatgttgtttttaacaacgagatgaggcatccttccttacggcgacgtcacagaggaaatctcaatgaaagcaccaatgtcggtgtcaaaaccggcggatctcgggtagggggtcccaaactatgtgtctaaggcggatgataacatgaggcaggggacacgatgttttacccaggttcaggccctcttgatggaggtaaaaccctacgtcctgcttgatttattctttatgatatgagtattacaagtgttgatctaccacacgatcggagaggctaaacactagaagctagcctatggtatgattgtatgttgtcctatggactaaaaccctccggtttatatagacaccggagggggctagggttacacaaggtcggttacaaaggaggagatatccatatccgtactgcctagcttgccttccacgccaagtagagttccatccggacacgagacgaagtcttcaatcttgtatcttcatagtccaacagtccggccaaaggatataatccggctgtccggataccccctaatccaggactccctcactactccttatgctaaatgtttgtcgaatacatcttgggaacgctattacattaaagacggatatcttatgagagctaacaaactttgcattcccgagtcctctcttcgtttgttgcttttgtaggaatctcatggaggaggcttaatgggacacttcggacgtgacaaaacgttcgccacgctctcgaagaactacttttggccaaagatgtttcgggacgtcaatcatttcaccaaccgatgttctacatgtcgcaaatctaagtccaaagctcaatctcatggtctctatatgcctttaccaattccataccaaccatgggaagacattagcatggactttgtacttggtttgcctaggactcgaaatgggaaagattccatatttgtcgttgtggaccgtttctcaaaaatggcacattttattccttgccacaagatagacgatgcttcacatgttgctaatctcttttgtagggaaattttgcgtctccatggtgtgccaaagaccatCGTCTCGGNNNNNNNNNNGAGTGGGTGGCTCTCTTTCGTCAATATTGCATCTGCGTACACCCTCACTAACTTAATAACTTAATACCCTCCACTTTGATGGCACCTTTCAAAATCCTTGTGACATAAGAGGAGTAAAACTACAAACTAAAGCGTCACCATGAATTTCTAATAATGTTCTAAGCACAACTAAAATACCGATGGAACACAACATAATGGAGCCGATGATGGCGTGGTAAAAGGGCGGGATGGGAGGGGTGATCGGCAGCTAAGTGGTGGGATAAAAATGAGAGGATAAATGTGGAGAAAAAAGACGAAAAAAGTGATGAGACCAACCCTAGCTAGGTGAGCACCAACCTCATGGGGGCCACGGAGCGGCGCAAGCTCCGCCACGACGCCATGCTCCAGGACGGCCGTAGGTGACGAGGAGCTATTGCCTGTCGCTGCTGGTGCGTTGCCTGATGGGGTTGACGAAGGAGGTCTTCAAGGCAATGCGCGGGCGGCTCCACGTCGTCGGACACGCTGGTGTGGGAGTCCACGACGTCGACATCCAGGCCGCCACTAAGGTGGGCTTCCTCATCCTCGCCAGTGACTGCAGGTGCTGGGTTGCCCACAAAGTGTTTTTTATAATGTCATAGCCAAAATGGTCAAACAAGAGGATGGTTGATTCTAATGATGATGAGTGGGTCCCATGGGTCCCATCTTCAACTAAACGGGCAAACACCTCAATATCATGTCAGCGCTTATGATTGGGACTATCCTAGTTATAATCGGGTTTAATTTCGAGTCAATCGGCCACTAACGCGAAATGGTAGCTATTTGTAAAAAAGCACCACAAAAGTGGTAGCTTTTTGTTAGGTCTCCAAATTGTGGCAGTTTTTTGCGACATCACCCCAATTTTGATAGTTTTTGGCTATTTCCTCTCTTAGGATGGCAGGACAAAATGCTGGGTGGAAATGAGTGGGAGCTAAGTGGCGGGGAAAAAAGTGAGAGAGAAGTGATGAGGCTTAGTCACGTCGAAGATAAATGAATAAAATTGAATTGTcgttcatagcatcaacaatatgctaGTCTTTGGTGGTGGAGATGACATACTGTGTTCCATGGCGATGTTTAGTGGCTACTTGGATTGAATCCTAAGGACGCCATGCCAAAAAAATTGGCGTTGATCGAACACTTGGCATCAGTTTGGTTCGGAACAAATATTTTGGCCAGCCGGGGCCGCATGGGCACACGTTATTTATTTTTTCGCCAAATTGTTGGCGAGACACGGGCAGCTGGGTGGTTCGCCAATTTTTTGGCGTGCCCTTGTTTTGGTAGGGCTAGTTAGGATAACATGTAAACATACCCGAAGCATGTTGTTGGCAGCAACGACATGGTGCTATCACTAGAAGCAGGAACGATAACCCCTTCATGCCAAGGGCGACAACGACCAACTTCCTGCCGTTGCGGATGCTAATGATAACTAGGTAATTGTTGAAGGTGGATGTCATAAGGTTGTATGTGTGAAATTTTCCAAATTGAGGATCACAATTCTGAAATTTCTTTTAAAgaagtattttttgaagaaaaaaaaaacTCAATTCCTTGGGTGCTGGTGAGTTTGCAAGCGTGTAGGTGCGTGAGTTTTTGCAGTGTGAGGACAGCGGGCGCACACGCTTCAGTGGGCCCACTTGTCAGAGTAGTACTCCGGGTTAGGGTTTTCATCTCCGCTTGGGCCTGCCGGGCGCCGCCGCTGATCCTGTCTCCACTCTCCTCGACTCCACCCAAACCACCTCGCCGATGCTCCTCCGTTCTGGGCAGCGCCTGGCCGCCCAGGAAGAAGCGGGGCGGACGGCCGTGccgaggaggagaagcagggcaAGGTCGGACCCGCTCGCCGGCTTCCCCGATGAGATCCTGCAGCAGGAGATCTTGCCCCGCCTCCCGGCCAAGTCCATGATCCGCTGCCGCGCCGTCTGCCGGTCCTGGCGCAGCCTCGCGTCCGACCCGGCCTTCCTCCTCGACCACCACCGACGCCAGCCGGCCCTTCCCCTGATTAGTTCCTGCCGAATCTCTGTCGACGGGTCCGACCGCGGCCTCGAATCCCGCCTCAGCGCAATCCACCTCCGGTCCGCGAAGCTCGGCCCCTCTTTTGAGTTCCCGTTCCGCGGCTCTTTCGGCGTCGTCGCCTCCTGCGACGGCCTTTTCGTCGTCGGCAGCTACATCATCTGCAACCCAGCCACGCACGAGTGGGctaccctccggcaggacgccaagCCCATAGAAAATCTCTTTGCCCTCTTCCGGCACCAACCTTCAGGCGAGTTCTGTGTGATGTACTGGAAAAACAACTCCATGGAGTTGATCTGTCGGCAGGAGTATTACATCCTCACCGTGGGAACCAACAATTCATGGCAAGTCGATTGTCCGTTAACCGAGGTTTTGGCCGAGGAACCATCCATCTTTGGCGCGCCGGTCCTTCTCAACGGCAGCCTGCACATACACTGGAGGAGACGGTCAGATGTCCGCTACCACAGGATACGGGTGTTTGACACAGTGGCAGAGACGTCGCGGCAGATGAGGCCGCCGCCTGTGAACCCCCGccatgttatgcacttgcttgaccTGGGTGGCAAGCTTGCTGCGTCCACCAGCAAGGATGGCATGACTGGGATGTCCATTTTTGTGCTTCAGGATCCTGAGCACGATGTCTGGGCGTTCCAGTACCGGATCAAACTGCCTGTGATGGAAATCAGGCGCTTTGAGGAGCAAGGTGATTGGTGGGCAAAGGTTGTCTCCGAGGAGGGGGACGTGCTTTTCAGCTGCTATGGCCATCTCCTGCAATATGACAAGAAGGGTAATTTGGTACGTAAGTTCATGTATGATGATGACATGCCGGTAGTCATTCCTCACAGGTTCAAAGAGAGTCTTATCCAGCATACATTTTTCCAAAAGACAAAGAAGAATTGATTCGTACTCACTCCTGGATATCTGCTTTCGCGCCATGTTAAATCTAAGTAAGTTTTTTATGCTACTTCTAAATTATAACTAGCATGGTGTCCATGCAATTATGCGGGACACGCCTTTAATCATCTTTAATTTATTATTTATGCATTATCATGTTATTTTTAAGAACACAAGCTCCGAAATGAATATGCATGCCACTCATATTTCCTATTTGATTATTAGATCGGTACGTAGAATTAAAGCTGAGATTAAAAGCTACCTGATGTAGTTGGGAAGAATCTTTTATGTGGTATAATTAGCAAAATTAGTCTTTGGATCGTTAAGTGGCTGGTCATTTGCTCATGATATTGATATATTAATATGCATAACTAACAGAAGCCCACAATCTTCTGAATGTGTTATATAGCGGGGCTGCATGGTCATCTGTATTGGACCTACATTTTTTGGCGTGTGTATGATAGGAGCCGGCCGATTGTTTATACATCGTATATATATTGGATCAGTATACGTAGATAAAGATCGCACTACCGGGTCAATTGTTGGTTTGCGTATTACACGATTCATCATCGTACGTGTGATACTATATATCAATATACGGAGTTAAGGTACATATCACGGGTTGTTGGACTTAAACCACAATTATGTATTGAATGAGTATAAGGTTATAAATATTACTAGTATCTGCCAATAATATTTAATTTAAGGCCCAAAAGATTGATTATCTGATCATGTTAAATACAGTTGGCAATCTACCATTTGGGGTTCATCATAATAAGGACCTGCCAGATCAGATGTCTAATAGTCTTTAGGTGTAGTTATGGAATTTATCGGTCGTGACCTACTTTGGTATAGTTATGAAGATTTATCAGCTATGTTCAACAGCATTCATTGATGATCCATTGGTTATGATATGTGTGATTTTAGGTAATCTTGTAGGTACAATAAGTGGCTGGTCATTTGCACATGATATTGATATATTAATATGCATAACTAATTGAAGCCCACAATTTTCTGAATGTGTTATATAGCGGGGCTGCATGGTGATCTGTATTGAACCTACATTTTTTGGCGTGTGTATGATACCAGGCCACTGCACGGAAATAGAGTTCAGAATAGGAGCCGGCCGATTGTTTAtacgtgatatatatatatattggatcaGTACACGTAGATAAAGATTGCACTACCGGGTCAATTGTTGGTTTGCATATTACGTGATTCATCATCGTAGGTGTGAtactatatatatcaatatacggAGTCAAGGTACATATCATGGGTTGTTGGACTTCAACCTCAATTATGTATTGAATGAGTATGAAGTTACAAATGTTATGAGTATCGGTCAATAATATTAAGGTCTAATAGATTGATTATCTGATCATGTTAATTACAGTTATGGCAATCCACCATTTGGGGTTTATCATAATAAGGACCTACCAGACCAGATGTCTACGGATCTTTAGGTGTAGTTATGGAATTTATCGGTCATGACCTACTTTGGTAGTTATGAAGATTTATCTATGTTCGAGAGCACTTATTGATGATCCATTGGTTATGATATGTGTGGTTACAATTATGAAAATCTATTGCTGTGATTTTAGGTAATCTATTAGGTACTATAATGTTGACTATCGACTAGCCTAACTTTGTAAAAACCCTAAGCACAATATACTTAATAATTAGTTCACAGTGTGTTTTGACGGAGTTATTATCTTTATTTGTTAGTAGCACAATTTGAACCTATGTCATTGTGCTGCTAACCAATAATATCTTTTTGTGTGTATTTATGAAGGTCTATGGGCTTCCCCCAAAAAAAACGGTCTTTCGGCTGTAAGCTTATAAATATTTATTATTATGATTTATCGATTGCCGCCTGTTCGGGATAATGGCGAGGGAGTCTGAACACGTTGAACAGATGGATCTTAATTATTACTAAGAAGTTTTTTTCACGCAAGAGCTTTCTGTGGTATCATTCACTCTTTTAGTGAGATTTATAGCTGTCATCTAATTATAGAGGCAGCCAATAGTGGGCAGCCATTTATGTGGGACGAAACCTGCTGGACCATTAGAACAATAGAGTTGATTTATTGCAACTTTGTTCCATAGCAATATTGGAAATGTCAAAACTTTGAAATTGAATTTGGATTTTCATCAACGCAGTATAGATAATTGATATTGTCTATTCATTTTGTATGTTCTGATTTTGATCTACCGCTGAGTTCTACCTATCCCATATTCACTGATTCATATCAGCCAGAAAATTGATACATTCAGTTTATATTGTTGCGAACTCATATGATTTTTTTATGGAAGACACACATCTGTTTGTGATTAGAGACACATCTacattttattcatataaacaaatGATTATGTCAATTGTGTTTTGCACATTCAGAATTTCTGTCAGGTACTTTGCCGTTCATGATGTATGAAGCTAACCTTCACTGAATTGTTATGTGGGAACACTTTGATCATTGGGTGCACTATTATAGTTATAAACACAAGGTGGTTGTTCCGTCCAGACTCTAGGCTGCAAGTAATTTGCAAGACTGACAAATTCATGGATTAATTCCGTTATCATTAATCTGAGCCTCTTGCGGGTTGATGCCTCTTTTGTTTCAACTCCTTAAATGCAGATAGACCAATAAAGGGTTAGGAATAGGAAATAGTACCGCGATCTTTGTCCCACTCATACTGTTCAGCTGTTTGATTCAGGGCGGGCAGCAGTGTGAACTCTTATTCGAGCCGGCTATTCAATCCCACTGTTGAGATGATCAGTTGACTATTTTTATTGATATTTGAATGTTGGGTTAGTGTTatgcaaaaaatatatttatttcgGTTTTTTACAATTGGTGCTGCAACCTCAGTGAGATATCCTCCCACTGTATGAATATCTTGCTTTAAGCTTACCCCTGCATAGACCTAAACTGTCCATGGATATAAATTTGACTTCAAGGCTTTTAAGCTTCAACACATTCATCTTGTTTAACTTAGTGAACCTGATTCTTACTCTGGCTCAATTTTGCTTCTTTCAGGCGATGCTGCAGTACCTCAATTGGTGCACATATGTCTAGGAGATGAGAAGATTGATCTGTATGTTCACCTGCCCCAACTTACTTGGGACAAAAGacattgttgttgttgtcgttagtGTTGTCATTGTCGTGTTTGTTGTTGTTgtcctcgttgtcgtcgtcgtcgtcgttgttgttgtcgtcgtcgcCGTTGTTGTTCACCTTTCCTGTTTATCAACTCATGTGAAAGGTCGAGGCACTGGCGATGTTGGAGCACTTCAATTGCTGCGCCTTGTGTAGGTGTCCTCCGCTACAGTTATGTTCAACTGTCCTGTTCACCCAGCGCAACTTGCCCGGGACAAaatgttttgttgttgttgttcacCTCTCCTGTTTATCAACTTATGTGAAAGGTTTAGGCACTGCCATGCTATGATCCTGTTTTGCAATAtatgtgttgtgtgtttctttATCAGCCTATGTTACCAGGGTTCTGGTGTATGTTGCCCCAAGTGAAAAGTTGAAACGTCGTGGTACAGGTGTGTAGCATCTTAGCAgatactccttccgtcccataatataagacgcagACGTTTTTGCAAGCTTGCGTCTTATATTATGAGGTGGAGGGAGTACAAACCACACAAGTAATTGGGGGTGATTTAGAGAGAAATTGAGAAAAAgaaggtttagggcagaacaagagAGGGATACAAGCAAGAGAGGATCAAGGGGAGGGATGGGACAGTTCTCTTCTGCCTGTTCCAAAACCAAAAGGACAGTAGTTGGGTGCGACTCCTCTTGCCTGC
This window harbors:
- the LOC119357480 gene encoding putative F-box protein At3g17490, with amino-acid sequence MLLRSGQRLAAQEEAGRTAVPRRRSRARSDPLAGFPDEILQQEILPRLPAKSMIRCRAVCRSWRSLASDPAFLLDHHRRQPALPLISSCRISVDGSDRGLESRLSAIHLRSAKLGPSFEFPFRGSFGVVASCDGLFVVGSYIICNPATHEWATLRQDAKPIENLFALFRHQPSGEFCVMYWKNNSMELICRQEYYILTVGTNNSWQVDCPLTEVLAEEPSIFGAPVLLNGSLHIHWRRRSDVRYHRIRVFDTVAETSRQMRPPPVNPRHVMHLLDLGGKLAASTSKDGMTGMSIFVLQDPEHDVWAFQYRIKLPVMEIRRFEEQGDWWAKVVSEEGDVLFSCYGHLLQYDKKGNLVRKFMYDDDMPVVIPHRFKESLIQHTFFQKTKKN